The sequence AGTAAATTACGGAAAAAATACCGTCAAAGACAGCAATTAAAATAATGGAAGATACCACCGCCCTTGTGGTGGCATCGCCCACGGCAGAAGGTCCCCTTAATGTCTGATACCCCCGGATGCAACCGGTGGCGGCAATAAGAAGACCAAATACAAAACATTTGACAAGACCGCCGGCAAGATCCTCCCAGGAGACAAATCCCACCACCTGGTTGTAATAGGCAATGGGCGGGTAGCCAAGGGAAAGAATGACAACCATGCCGCCAAGAATGCCCACAATATTGGAAAAAACCGTGAGTAAGGGGGTGATCAAGGTCGCGGCAATGACCCTTGGTACAATGAGAAACCTGACCGGTTCCATGCCCATGACAGTGAGCGCGTCAATTTCCTCATTGATCTTCATGGTGCCGATTTCTGCCGCAAAGGCGGATGCCGAGCGGCCGGCCAGAACAATGGCGGTCATCAGGGGTCCAAGCTCCCTGACCATGGCAATGCCGATAAGGTTGGCTACATATATTTCCGCGCCGAACATACGCATGGGAATGGCGGCCTGGAACGCCATAACCAGGCCCACGATGAATGAAATCAGTATCACAATGGGCAGTGCATTGACCCCGGAGCGTTCCGCCACCATCCAGGTGTCGGCCCACCGGACACGGCCCGGATTTTTTAAGCACGAAAACAGAGCGGCCGTGATCTCTCCGACCATGGTGATGAACATTTTGGTGTCTTCAAGGGAGGTGGCCAGATCTTTACCGGTTTTTTCAATGTAGGACACCTTCGGCGGCGGGGATAATGCCTCGTTTTTTGATTTTTGGGACAGATCCAGAAGGGGCGCGAACTCTTTTTTGACGCCGGTCACGACGTCGGATTGTTCTGCCGGCGTGCTGCCTGCCAGGCGGCTTAAATGAGAGATAAAGGTGGCACCGGCCATGTCCATGTAATCAACGGAGCCAAGGTCTATTCGGATGTTTCCCTGGCCTGCTTTTTTAACCGTTTTAACTGCGATATCCCATAATCGGGCCACGCCCGGGGCATCCAGCCGTCCTGAAAAAAGCATTGCTGTTGTCTGGCTTACGGTTTCAATGTTCAGCTCGGACAAAGTGTTCCCTTGCTCTTTAAGTTGTTTTTTTATAAGCGTTTTGGCATCATATGTCGCAGTTTGGGGATTAAACCATATTTGTGTCAGGGAATCAAGGCGTTCTGAAATGAACAAACGCGTAACCGCAGATAATTTGGCTCCTGTTTGATGTCAATTTTGAATGGATCATATTCAAAAATTTAAATCTGAAAAATAAGTTGAAAAAATGCGTCACCCTCCTTGAAGTATCTCCGATATTTGGATACCATCTGATTCTGTTGTTGCTTATTGTCCACCTAATTTTAGTTTTAGGTTTCAGACGACTGGGGGAAATCAAATATTGGGATTGGCTCTAACGTCGGCCGCTGTAGGGGCAGGCCACCGTGCCTGCCCTAACGGGGGCAACCACAGAGGGATTGCCCCTACGAAAAATGACCTACAATAGAACCATCGGGTCACCCCAAATATTATTGTGGTGATCCGATGGTTCTGAGGTTGATGGGGATGAAAAGTCTGCCTGATGGATCCACTATTTCAAGAAGTCTATATTTTTCAATTCATTAATGTCACACAACGGAGGTCCAATGAAATCTTTTTTATTATTTTCTTTCTCTATTTTTTTTCTGCTGTCCGGTTGCACCGCTGTAACAGTAAACCCTGTAGATAGTACTTTTGAAATAAAGCATGTCTGTATTAAAGACTGCTCAGAGGAGTGTTTTGATGGACGCATGTTGTATCTTATCCAGGATGGCTTTCAGCGTCATGGTATCAGCACGGAAGTATACAATAGCGAATTGCCGTCTGAATGTGAATACAACGTGACATATAATTGCGAAAGAGCCCGGGACAGGGCAACCTACTTGCGTTATGCTGAAATTCGACTTTACCGCAAGAATTCCCAAATTGGGAATATAGAGTATCAGTTAAAGGGAAAAGGAGGCTTTGCATTAACTGAATGGGAAGATACAAAATCGGAAATTGATCCTCTTATTGATGAATTGCTTGGTGGTTTTTAAACAGGTGATTAAACGACATCTTGAGGAAGTTGTATGCTAAAATTACGCGACATCAATATCGGCCCGAAATTAGTCTCTCTATTCATTTTTACCGGGATTGTTCCACTCTGTATCGCAGGTTTCTTCAGCAGCCGAATGGCGATAGATGCACTGATGGACAAATCGTTCAATCAGCTGATCAATGTGCAGGAACTCAGGAGAAGTGAACTCCAGAATACGTTCAGATATCGCTACACATCCATTCGGATGATTACCCGGGATCCCCAAACCATTAAATTCATTAATGACTTGGTTTTTGATCAGGGAAAATTCAGTGGCAGGCCGCTTGTGGATTCGAAACAGCAAACAAGCTCTTATATTCAGTATCTTAAAGAATATACTAAAATGAGCGGCTACAAAGATCTTATCGTTGTCGACGCACAAAGCAGAAACGTCTTGCTGAGTACTGAAGGAAAGACCCACAGGGCTGCTAACTTATTAAGTGATGAGTTCAAACAGTCCGGCCTTGCAAACGTATTTCAGGGCGTTGTCGAATCAAAAAGAGAGGTAGTTGAGGATTTTGCACCTTATGAACCTTCAGGGGGAATTCAGAGTGCTTTTTGCGGCGAACCGGTTTTTGATTCACAAAAGAAATTAATTGCAGTGATTGTTGTTCAGTTGCCTCCTTCCTTTTTAACAAATATCATTGAATCAAGAAAAGGGATGGGGCAGACCGGTGAATCCTATATCGTCGGCTGGAGCAAAAGAAACAAACGATTTGAGCTGAGGACGGATCTTCGGACCATGGGTGGAGGCACATATGTTACCGGCGTTGCTCTGGGTAATTTGAATTACTGGGAAGATGCGGTAAAGTATGGCGTCAAGGGAAACCACGGTACGTATATTGACAGTGCAGGGAAAAAAGTTCTGGTTGCTTACAACCTTCTGGATATCAACGGTGTTGAATGGTATCTGATTTCTAAAATTGATAAATTTGAGGTCGAAGCCCCGGTTAGAAAGATCGTTAAAAAAGGGGTGGGCATTTCCTCGGTTTTAATTATTTTGATTGGTCTTGCTGCATTCATTATGGCAAGAAAATTTACCAGGCCGATTATTGAGGATATGAAATTTGCACAGGCCATTTCAGAAGGAAATTTTGAAAAGAAAATTGAATTGGATCAAAAAGATGAGCTTGGACAACTGGCTGATGCGTTGAATCGGATGGCAAGAGATCTTTATGAAATCGACTGGCTGAAAAACGGAAAAGAAGGGTTGAATGATGCCATGCGCGGCGAACATGACGATCAGTCACTGGCACAGCAATTTATTTCGTTTATCGTTAAACACCTTAACGCCCAGATCGGGGCGGTGTATCAGTGCAACGGAAGCGATTTGAAGCTGATCGGCAGCTACGCATTTACAGACCGAAAAGGTAATTTCAACCATATTAAAATCGGTGAGGGTATGGTCGGTCAGGCCGCTGCAGAAAGAGAAATTATTAATTTTACGGATGTGGAAGATGATGGTCCCAAGATCAACTACGGCGCGGGAGAACGGCCGGCACTGAATTATTTAATTGTCCCGCTGGTTTATGAAGAAGATCTTTTAGGGGTATTTCTGGTGGGGTCTGTCAATCGGTTTACAACGCTACAGCTTGATTTTATAAAACAAAATACGGATAACACGGCTATCCTCATGAATACGGCAAGATCCCAGCAGACAATTAAAGAACTATATAAACAGGCTCAAGAGCAACAGGCTGAACTGGAATTAAAAAACAAAACACTGGAAGTACAGACCCAGGAACTTAAGACATCACAAGCTGAACTCCAGGCGCAGCAGGAAGAACTTCGCGTCACCAATGAAGAACTGGAAGAGCAGGCCAATAAATTAAAAGAATCGGAAGCTGAACTGCAGGCCCAGCAGGAAGAGCTTCGCGTGACCAATGAAGAGTTGGAAACCTATGCAAAGACCCTGGAAAAGCAGCAGGAAGAGATGCGTTTAAGGAATGAAGACCTGGAGAATGCCCAGGTCATCATTAAAAACAAAGCAAAGGAAGTTGAAGTTGCCAGTAAATATAAAACGGAGTTCCTTGCTAATATGTCTCATGAATTAAGAACCCCGCTGAACAGTATCCTTATCCTCTCCCAGGTTCTGTCAAACAACAAAGATGAAAACCTGACGGAAAAGCAGATTCAATCCGCGTCAACCATTCACTCATCCGGCGAAGACCTGTTGAACTTGATTAATGAAATTCTTGATCTGTCAAAAATTGAATCCGGCAGAATCGAAATCATGACAGAGGATGTTGAGGTCAAGGCTGTAGTGAACGATTTGAAACGGACCTTTAAGGATATTTCTGAACAAAAACAGGTCGGTTTTAATATCAATGTTGACCCGGCGGCACCGGAAACCATTCAAACGGATCATCTCCGCCTTCAGCAGATTTTAAGAAACCTGCTGACAAACGCGTTTAAATTTACAAAAGAGGGGGCCGTTGACCTTATTATATCCCGACCGGCCGTGGATATAGTTATGGGTACGGATTTGAAGGTCGATACGTCGGTTGCTTTTGCTGTCCGGGATGACGGCATCGGCATCCCGGAAGACAAACAGGCCGTTATTTTTGAGGCTTTCCAGCAGGCAGACGGCAGTACCAGCCGGAAATACGGCGGAACCGGCCTTGGGTTGTCTATTTCAAGAGAACTTGCCAAACTGCTCGGTGGGTTTATCCATCTTGAAAGCCGTGTGGATCAGGGCAGCACCTTTACTGTCGTCATCCCTGAAAATCATGAAACTCAACCGGCGGAACCCCAAACCGGGGAAAATACTGTGCTGAAACCGGAGGTGCCGATACGCAAACCGGTACCGGAAAAAGCGTCAAAAAAACCGGACCTGCCGGAAGGCGTGTCTTTTGAAATTGAATTCGTCAAGGATGACAGAAAAAAATTAAATCCAGGGGACAAGGTGCTGCTGATTATTGAAGATGACTATAACGCAGCCAAGCTGATGCGGGATTTTTCAAGAGAGCGTGGTTTCAAATGCATCGTGGCTGAAAACGGGGAAGCCGGACTTCATTTTGCCGAATATTATCTGCCCAGTGCCATTATCCTGGATATTGGGCTGCCCGGTATCGACGGCTGGACGGTTATGGAACGACTGAAAAATAATTCCAGCCTGAGTCATATCCCGGTTCATTTCATGTCCGCAGGCGAGGGGTCTATGGATGCCATGCGCATGGGCGCTATCGGGTTTTTATCCAAACCGATCACCCTCGAAAAGGTTGATGAAACCTTTGCAAATATTGAAAATATTATTTCCAAACCAATTAAAAATCTTTTAATCGTAGAGGATGATCCCATCCAAAGCGAAAGTATGAAGAAGCTGATCGGCAATGGGGATGTTGTTACGACTATTGTGTCAACCGGGAATGACGCATATGAAAAGCTTTCAGAAGACCTGTTTGACTGCATGATACTGGACCTTGGCCTGGAAGATATGTCCGGATTTGAGCTGCTTGAAAAAATAAATAAAAATCCTTTGTTATCCCGGATTCCGGTTATCGTTTACACCGGCAGGGAATTATCAGAAAACGAAGATAAACAGCTTCGTCGGTATACGGAGAGCATAATTATCAAAGGCGCCAAATCTCCGGAGCGGCTTTTAGAAGAATCTGCCTTGTTCCTGCATCGAGTTGAATCAAATCTTCCCAGGGATAAACAAAAGATTTTGAAAATGGTGCATGACAAAGAAACCGTACTGGGTGAAAAAACAGTATTGGTTGTTGATGACGACATAAGAAATGTTTTTGCGCTTTCAAGTATTCTCGAGGAAAAAAGCATGGCGGTTATTGTTGCCCGGGACGGGGTGGAAGCCCTTGAAAAGGTAAAAAAACATAAAGAGATTGATATTGTTTTGATGGATATCATGATGCCGAATATGGATGGTTATGAAGCAATAAAAAAGATCCGCAAGGATATCAGGAATAAAAAACTGCCCATTATTGCACTGACCGCTAAGGCC comes from uncultured Desulfobacter sp. and encodes:
- a CDS encoding response regulator is translated as MLKLRDINIGPKLVSLFIFTGIVPLCIAGFFSSRMAIDALMDKSFNQLINVQELRRSELQNTFRYRYTSIRMITRDPQTIKFINDLVFDQGKFSGRPLVDSKQQTSSYIQYLKEYTKMSGYKDLIVVDAQSRNVLLSTEGKTHRAANLLSDEFKQSGLANVFQGVVESKREVVEDFAPYEPSGGIQSAFCGEPVFDSQKKLIAVIVVQLPPSFLTNIIESRKGMGQTGESYIVGWSKRNKRFELRTDLRTMGGGTYVTGVALGNLNYWEDAVKYGVKGNHGTYIDSAGKKVLVAYNLLDINGVEWYLISKIDKFEVEAPVRKIVKKGVGISSVLIILIGLAAFIMARKFTRPIIEDMKFAQAISEGNFEKKIELDQKDELGQLADALNRMARDLYEIDWLKNGKEGLNDAMRGEHDDQSLAQQFISFIVKHLNAQIGAVYQCNGSDLKLIGSYAFTDRKGNFNHIKIGEGMVGQAAAEREIINFTDVEDDGPKINYGAGERPALNYLIVPLVYEEDLLGVFLVGSVNRFTTLQLDFIKQNTDNTAILMNTARSQQTIKELYKQAQEQQAELELKNKTLEVQTQELKTSQAELQAQQEELRVTNEELEEQANKLKESEAELQAQQEELRVTNEELETYAKTLEKQQEEMRLRNEDLENAQVIIKNKAKEVEVASKYKTEFLANMSHELRTPLNSILILSQVLSNNKDENLTEKQIQSASTIHSSGEDLLNLINEILDLSKIESGRIEIMTEDVEVKAVVNDLKRTFKDISEQKQVGFNINVDPAAPETIQTDHLRLQQILRNLLTNAFKFTKEGAVDLIISRPAVDIVMGTDLKVDTSVAFAVRDDGIGIPEDKQAVIFEAFQQADGSTSRKYGGTGLGLSISRELAKLLGGFIHLESRVDQGSTFTVVIPENHETQPAEPQTGENTVLKPEVPIRKPVPEKASKKPDLPEGVSFEIEFVKDDRKKLNPGDKVLLIIEDDYNAAKLMRDFSRERGFKCIVAENGEAGLHFAEYYLPSAIILDIGLPGIDGWTVMERLKNNSSLSHIPVHFMSAGEGSMDAMRMGAIGFLSKPITLEKVDETFANIENIISKPIKNLLIVEDDPIQSESMKKLIGNGDVVTTIVSTGNDAYEKLSEDLFDCMILDLGLEDMSGFELLEKINKNPLLSRIPVIVYTGRELSENEDKQLRRYTESIIIKGAKSPERLLEESALFLHRVESNLPRDKQKILKMVHDKETVLGEKTVLVVDDDIRNVFALSSILEEKSMAVIVARDGVEALEKVKKHKEIDIVLMDIMMPNMDGYEAIKKIRKDIRNKKLPIIALTAKAMKGDRNKCIDAGANDYLAKPVDTDKLLSMLRVWLY
- a CDS encoding Sbal_3080 family lipoprotein gives rise to the protein MKSFLLFSFSIFFLLSGCTAVTVNPVDSTFEIKHVCIKDCSEECFDGRMLYLIQDGFQRHGISTEVYNSELPSECEYNVTYNCERARDRATYLRYAEIRLYRKNSQIGNIEYQLKGKGGFALTEWEDTKSEIDPLIDELLGGF
- a CDS encoding MlaE family lipid ABC transporter permease subunit; this encodes MFISERLDSLTQIWFNPQTATYDAKTLIKKQLKEQGNTLSELNIETVSQTTAMLFSGRLDAPGVARLWDIAVKTVKKAGQGNIRIDLGSVDYMDMAGATFISHLSRLAGSTPAEQSDVVTGVKKEFAPLLDLSQKSKNEALSPPPKVSYIEKTGKDLATSLEDTKMFITMVGEITAALFSCLKNPGRVRWADTWMVAERSGVNALPIVILISFIVGLVMAFQAAIPMRMFGAEIYVANLIGIAMVRELGPLMTAIVLAGRSASAFAAEIGTMKINEEIDALTVMGMEPVRFLIVPRVIAATLITPLLTVFSNIVGILGGMVVILSLGYPPIAYYNQVVGFVSWEDLAGGLVKCFVFGLLIAATGCIRGYQTLRGPSAVGDATTRAVVSSIILIAVFDGIFSVIYFYLGI